In Paraburkholderia aromaticivorans, a single window of DNA contains:
- a CDS encoding purine-cytosine permease family protein, which translates to MGNYDNRNPHTDITADKAWSVEQHGIDPIPLKDRHGTPAELFKMWIGANTNYVVVVTGALALSQGLSLWQALGAILVGNLLGCFVLGLTTIMGPRTGTSGIMTSRSSFGQLGSFLPKAVSLVSALSWFSINSVVATQALETLLKMGGFHSQAVVWVSLAIILAAEILLAIFGHATIIAAEKWIAVVLAVLFGGLAAFVLPHTSFAMASAINHGGGSISTWLIAMGIIFSYPIGWANFASDYSRYFPAETSWKKIVLAAGGGQFVALMFCEVIGVLFATALGGTLGDDPVSQLGKFLPTWFIVPLLFSIILGGIAANVPNGYTAGLGLLALRIPINRITSLTIIALFTLCFRVVTVFYGQFFDMYQVFLNYMVFWTAPWAAIVIVDYFMRRGRYRADAWMKWGSGAYWYDAGVFWPGVIALLVGIVASLVFSNSPTYVSPLMRDYLGWGDLSFEFGLLSAALTYFAMARRSPHFRATVDAVAHAELNSNTI; encoded by the coding sequence ATGGGAAACTACGATAACCGTAACCCGCACACCGACATTACAGCCGACAAGGCATGGAGCGTCGAACAGCACGGCATCGATCCGATTCCGCTCAAGGATCGGCATGGGACACCGGCTGAACTGTTCAAGATGTGGATTGGCGCCAACACCAACTACGTGGTGGTGGTGACAGGGGCACTCGCGCTGTCGCAGGGATTGTCGCTATGGCAGGCGCTGGGCGCGATTCTGGTGGGCAACCTGCTGGGCTGCTTTGTGCTTGGCCTGACGACGATCATGGGGCCGCGTACCGGTACGTCCGGCATCATGACCTCGCGCAGTTCGTTCGGCCAGCTCGGGTCGTTCCTTCCTAAAGCGGTAAGCCTCGTGTCCGCGCTCAGCTGGTTTTCGATCAACTCGGTGGTCGCGACCCAGGCGCTCGAAACGCTGCTGAAGATGGGCGGCTTTCACAGCCAGGCCGTAGTGTGGGTTTCGCTGGCGATCATCCTTGCTGCGGAAATCCTGCTGGCGATATTTGGACACGCAACGATCATCGCCGCGGAGAAATGGATCGCGGTTGTGCTTGCCGTGCTGTTCGGCGGGCTGGCGGCTTTCGTGCTGCCCCATACGAGCTTCGCGATGGCGTCAGCCATCAACCACGGTGGCGGGTCGATCAGTACGTGGCTGATCGCGATGGGGATCATCTTTTCCTATCCGATTGGCTGGGCCAACTTCGCCTCCGACTACAGCCGCTATTTCCCAGCTGAAACCAGCTGGAAAAAGATCGTGCTGGCGGCCGGCGGTGGACAGTTCGTCGCGTTGATGTTCTGCGAAGTGATCGGCGTGCTGTTTGCCACGGCACTGGGTGGCACGCTCGGCGATGACCCGGTCAGCCAGCTTGGCAAATTCCTGCCGACGTGGTTCATCGTGCCGTTGCTGTTTTCGATCATTCTCGGTGGGATCGCGGCAAACGTGCCAAACGGCTACACCGCTGGCCTCGGTCTGCTGGCGCTGCGCATCCCGATCAACCGGATTACGTCGCTGACCATCATTGCGCTCTTCACGCTCTGTTTCCGTGTAGTGACGGTGTTCTACGGGCAGTTCTTCGACATGTACCAGGTGTTCCTGAACTACATGGTCTTCTGGACTGCGCCATGGGCGGCCATCGTTATTGTCGACTACTTCATGCGTCGTGGCCGATATCGGGCGGATGCCTGGATGAAGTGGGGCAGCGGCGCGTACTGGTACGACGCGGGAGTCTTCTGGCCGGGTGTCATCGCGCTGCTGGTCGGGATCGTAGCTTCGCTCGTGTTCTCCAATTCGCCGACCTACGTCAGCCCGTTGATGCGCGACTACCTCGGCTGGGGCGATCTTAGCTTTGAGTTCGGCCTGTTGTCTGCGGCCTTGACCTATTTTGCGATGGCCCGGCGCAGCCCGCACTTCCGGGCCACGGTGGATGCCGTCGCGCACGCGGAGCTGAACTCAAACACAATCTGA
- a CDS encoding porin, which produces MKKSLLAVVLFGAFTVSAHAQSSVSLYGLIDTGLIYTNNQLGHSNWQEVTSSTQNTVFGLKGSEDLGDGFHTIFKLEQSFLLNNGAQAFAGSAFGSQAWVGLQSDPYGTLTFGRQFDVMNDLVGPLTAEYNTWGGSIAAHPFENDNLAANSVVINNSVKYASPTYRGVTFETMYSFSNTAGDFANNRSYSFGLSYVVGPLNLAAGYLQLNNAGHGAGAVTTSDTSANFIAERQRIWSLGGNYTFGPATVGLVWSHTQIDNAAAVFSFGTGSYLGANDDSAGTLAGSLRLDNYEVNAKYELTPAWSVSGAYTYTRGAYNGSSPGWNTAMLQTDYSISKRTDFYLEGVYQNVHGAPADSVLSHAMINTLSPSATNTQVAVTVGMRHAF; this is translated from the coding sequence ATGAAAAAATCTCTACTCGCGGTCGTACTCTTCGGCGCTTTTACAGTTTCGGCGCACGCGCAAAGCAGCGTGTCCCTATACGGCCTTATCGATACGGGGTTGATCTACACAAACAATCAACTCGGGCATAGCAACTGGCAGGAAGTAACCAGCTCGACGCAAAACACGGTGTTTGGGCTGAAGGGGTCGGAGGATCTTGGGGATGGTTTTCACACGATCTTCAAGCTGGAGCAATCGTTCCTTCTGAATAATGGCGCCCAGGCTTTCGCCGGAAGCGCTTTCGGTTCGCAGGCCTGGGTTGGACTGCAAAGCGATCCGTACGGCACCTTGACATTCGGTCGCCAGTTCGACGTGATGAACGACCTCGTCGGACCGCTCACGGCCGAGTACAACACGTGGGGCGGCAGCATCGCCGCGCATCCGTTCGAAAACGACAACCTCGCTGCGAATTCGGTCGTGATCAACAATTCGGTCAAGTACGCGAGTCCGACCTACCGCGGCGTCACGTTCGAAACGATGTATTCGTTCAGCAACACGGCGGGCGACTTCGCGAATAACCGCTCGTACAGCTTCGGCCTGTCTTATGTCGTGGGCCCGCTGAATCTTGCCGCCGGCTACTTGCAACTGAACAACGCGGGTCACGGCGCCGGCGCCGTGACCACCAGCGATACGAGCGCGAACTTCATTGCCGAGCGCCAGCGTATCTGGTCGCTGGGCGGTAACTACACTTTCGGGCCGGCCACCGTCGGGCTGGTCTGGAGTCACACGCAGATCGATAACGCGGCGGCCGTCTTCTCGTTCGGCACGGGCAGCTACCTCGGCGCAAACGACGACTCCGCCGGCACCCTCGCCGGTTCGCTGCGCCTCGACAACTACGAAGTGAATGCGAAGTATGAGCTCACGCCGGCGTGGAGCGTATCGGGCGCGTACACGTATACGCGCGGCGCCTACAACGGTTCGTCGCCGGGATGGAACACGGCCATGCTGCAGACCGACTACTCGATCAGCAAGCGCACGGACTTCTATCTTGAAGGCGTGTATCAGAACGTGCACGGTGCGCCCGCGGATTCCGTGTTGTCGCACGCGATGATCAACACGCTGTCGCCGTCCGCGACGAACACGCAAGTGGCGGTCACGGTGGGCATGCGTCACGCGTTCTGA
- a CDS encoding IS110 family transposase, with translation MNATTYGLDIAKAVFQMYWVDGQSGEICSRKFRREQLIRFLATRAPGKVALEACGGAHWWARKIQSLGHQVVLLHAKYVRPFVKTNKTDAADAQAIWTAAQQPGMRTVAIKSVDQQAILSLHRIRSGLVATRTRETNQIRGLLAEYGLYFRYGRKALMNELKARMAEIEEVVPQLVWRALLRQLEQLQQVEQGIDEAERENLQWLKSSPQAKTLDDIAGVGPLTATATVAVMGSPKAFRSGRAFAASIGLVPRQSGTGGNVRLGGISKRGDPYLRQLLIHGARMVVTHSKQRPQWVEALLKRRPVNVVVVALANKMARTAWALLAHNRSYEREFVSERPAVAV, from the coding sequence ATGAATGCTACGACATATGGTCTGGATATCGCAAAGGCCGTGTTTCAAATGTACTGGGTAGATGGACAAAGTGGCGAGATCTGTAGTCGAAAATTCCGTCGTGAACAGCTGATCCGGTTTCTCGCAACCCGGGCACCAGGAAAGGTGGCGCTGGAGGCATGCGGAGGGGCGCACTGGTGGGCGCGAAAAATCCAGAGTCTCGGACATCAGGTGGTGTTGTTGCATGCGAAATACGTGCGTCCGTTCGTCAAAACCAACAAGACGGATGCGGCAGACGCCCAGGCGATCTGGACGGCGGCCCAGCAACCCGGGATGCGAACTGTGGCGATCAAGAGCGTAGACCAGCAAGCCATCCTGAGCCTGCACCGCATCCGGTCGGGCCTGGTGGCGACACGAACCCGCGAAACCAATCAGATTCGCGGGTTGCTTGCGGAATATGGACTGTACTTCCGATATGGCCGCAAGGCGCTCATGAATGAGCTCAAGGCACGTATGGCCGAGATAGAAGAGGTCGTGCCGCAGCTTGTCTGGCGGGCGTTGTTGCGTCAGCTCGAACAGCTCCAGCAGGTCGAGCAGGGGATTGACGAAGCCGAGCGGGAAAATCTGCAGTGGCTGAAATCCAGTCCCCAGGCAAAAACGCTCGATGACATAGCCGGCGTGGGTCCATTGACAGCCACAGCCACTGTTGCGGTCATGGGCTCGCCAAAGGCATTTCGCTCCGGACGCGCATTTGCGGCGAGTATCGGCCTGGTACCCCGTCAGAGTGGGACTGGGGGCAACGTCAGACTCGGCGGCATCAGCAAAAGGGGTGACCCCTATCTGAGACAGCTATTGATCCATGGCGCGCGAATGGTCGTGACCCATTCCAAACAACGTCCCCAGTGGGTAGAAGCGTTGCTGAAACGGCGTCCGGTCAATGTGGTGGTGGTCGCGTTGGCCAACAAGATGGCACGAACGGCGTGGGCGTTGCTCGCGCATAACCGGTCTTATGAGCGGGAATTTGTGAGCGAGCGACCAGCCGTCGCGGTATAG
- a CDS encoding IS4 family transposase, whose protein sequence is MSATGDFDDWASEEFGAAALGDARLTQRLVALARRLAESPQCSFPQSLDGAQLKAAYRFFDNPRIDTNGVLANHIGQTLNRMQQVPVVLAPQDTTEFNLMHLPATQGLGHGTSSNVHGFMLHSLLAVTPEGLPLGVLGMKTWIRAPEESGRSKQRRKRPIEEKESVKWLEGLEHLASVKARCPDTHIIGISDRDGDVYDVFIAPRPVGVDWLVRAAWSRRVAHPQAYLWDAVAAEPAVGETDLLVPTRNGKTPTRTAQLTVRCKALRLRPPRSRQHDKLPDAEVFVIHALETQPPEGVEPIEWMLLSSVPTLTCDDALERLAWYARRWTIESWHRVLKSGCQIEARQFGHLDRFVRATALFAVISWRIMYATLLARLDGDLSCEVLLQPLEWHALYCRIHGTTQLPAEPPTLAQVVLWVAKLGGYLNRKHDHPPGPTVMWRGFLALHESAVMYRIFRQNE, encoded by the coding sequence TTGTCTGCAACGGGTGATTTCGATGACTGGGCCAGCGAAGAATTCGGCGCGGCGGCGCTGGGCGACGCCCGCCTGACGCAGCGCCTCGTTGCGCTCGCGCGACGGCTGGCGGAGAGCCCACAGTGTTCGTTTCCACAGTCGCTGGACGGGGCACAACTGAAGGCTGCCTATCGTTTCTTCGACAACCCACGGATCGACACCAACGGCGTATTGGCCAACCACATTGGGCAGACGCTGAACCGCATGCAGCAGGTCCCGGTCGTCCTGGCCCCGCAGGATACGACTGAATTCAACCTCATGCATCTGCCGGCGACGCAGGGACTGGGCCACGGCACGAGCAGTAATGTGCACGGATTCATGCTGCACAGCTTGCTGGCCGTGACACCTGAGGGCCTACCGCTCGGGGTGCTGGGAATGAAGACGTGGATTCGTGCACCCGAGGAATCCGGCAGATCGAAACAACGAAGGAAACGACCTATCGAGGAGAAGGAAAGCGTCAAGTGGCTCGAGGGCCTCGAGCATCTGGCATCGGTGAAAGCGCGCTGCCCCGACACCCACATCATCGGCATCTCCGACCGCGACGGCGATGTCTACGATGTGTTCATTGCTCCTCGGCCAGTGGGCGTTGACTGGCTGGTACGTGCAGCCTGGAGCCGCCGCGTTGCGCATCCGCAGGCATATCTGTGGGACGCCGTTGCGGCAGAGCCCGCTGTGGGCGAAACGGATCTGCTGGTGCCGACCCGGAATGGAAAAACACCGACACGCACTGCGCAATTGACGGTGCGTTGCAAGGCGCTCCGGTTGCGTCCGCCGCGCAGCCGTCAGCACGATAAGTTGCCGGATGCCGAGGTGTTTGTGATCCACGCGCTGGAGACTCAGCCCCCCGAGGGCGTCGAGCCGATCGAATGGATGTTGCTGAGTTCGGTGCCGACACTGACCTGCGATGACGCACTCGAACGTTTGGCGTGGTATGCCCGCCGTTGGACGATTGAATCGTGGCATCGCGTCCTGAAGAGCGGGTGTCAGATCGAGGCCCGACAATTCGGCCACCTGGATCGCTTCGTGCGCGCCACGGCATTGTTTGCTGTCATCAGCTGGCGCATCATGTACGCGACGCTGCTGGCCCGCCTTGATGGCGACCTGTCCTGCGAAGTGCTGCTGCAGCCACTCGAATGGCACGCGCTGTATTGCCGGATACACGGCACTACGCAATTGCCGGCCGAACCGCCAACGCTCGCGCAGGTGGTGCTCTGGGTTGCAAAGCTCGGTGGTTATCTCAATCGCAAGCACGACCATCCCCCTGGACCAACCGTGATGTGGCGTGGCTTTCTCGCACTGCACGAGAGCGCGGTCATGTATCGTATCTTCCGGCAAAACGAGTAG
- the catC gene encoding muconolactone Delta-isomerase, with amino-acid sequence MLYLVRMDVHLPHDMPVAQADEIKAREKAYSQELQRQGKWQQLHRVVGEYANFSVFDVESHDELHTLLSALPLFPYMTMNVTALARHPSSIR; translated from the coding sequence ATGCTTTATCTCGTAAGAATGGACGTACACCTGCCACACGACATGCCCGTGGCTCAGGCCGATGAAATCAAGGCTCGCGAGAAGGCATACTCGCAAGAACTTCAACGGCAAGGTAAGTGGCAGCAGCTGCATCGCGTGGTCGGTGAGTATGCGAACTTCAGCGTTTTCGACGTCGAATCGCACGACGAACTGCACACCCTCCTCTCAGCTCTGCCGTTGTTTCCGTATATGACGATGAATGTGACCGCGCTCGCACGTCATCCGTCATCCATCCGTTGA
- a CDS encoding muconate/chloromuconate family cycloisomerase, protein MNAQITSVEAILVDLPTIRAHQLAMATMQQQTLVIVRLRSSDGIEGIGEATTIGGLSYGDESPEGIKLTIDTYLAPAVVGQDATNINDAMFKLNKVARGNRFAKCAIETALLDAQGKRLGVPVSTLLGGAVRKTLPVLWTLASGDTQRDIDEAETLLAERRHNTFKLKIGRRSVRDDVAHVSKIKAALGDRAKVTVDVNQAWNEADAALGIEALEAAGIDLIEQPTPREQRGALARLASRFIVPIMADEAVTGPEDALELVRGACADVFALKIAKSGGIYGMMRTAAIADAAGVSLYGGTMLEGSIGSIASAHGFAALPQLAWGTELFGPLLLKDDIVTARPEYRDFDLHLPEGPGLGLHIDEDKLAFYRRDKNI, encoded by the coding sequence ATGAACGCCCAAATCACCTCTGTCGAAGCAATTCTGGTTGACCTCCCAACCATCCGCGCGCACCAGTTGGCCATGGCGACCATGCAGCAACAAACCCTTGTCATCGTCCGTCTGCGTTCAAGCGATGGCATTGAGGGTATCGGCGAAGCGACCACGATTGGCGGTCTGTCGTACGGCGATGAGAGTCCCGAAGGCATCAAGCTGACCATCGACACTTATCTTGCACCTGCAGTTGTTGGGCAAGATGCGACCAACATCAACGATGCGATGTTCAAGCTGAACAAGGTTGCCCGGGGCAACCGGTTTGCCAAGTGCGCAATCGAGACGGCTTTGCTGGACGCTCAGGGCAAGCGCCTGGGCGTTCCGGTTTCAACGCTTCTCGGCGGCGCTGTCCGCAAGACACTTCCGGTCCTGTGGACACTCGCAAGTGGCGATACCCAACGCGACATCGATGAAGCAGAAACGCTGCTCGCCGAACGTCGCCACAATACTTTCAAGCTGAAGATTGGCCGGCGTAGCGTGCGTGATGATGTAGCGCATGTATCGAAAATCAAAGCCGCGCTCGGCGACCGCGCCAAAGTCACGGTTGACGTGAATCAGGCATGGAATGAGGCGGACGCAGCGCTGGGAATCGAAGCGCTTGAAGCTGCTGGCATTGACCTCATCGAGCAACCCACGCCGCGAGAGCAACGCGGAGCACTCGCCAGACTTGCATCGCGCTTCATCGTCCCCATCATGGCCGACGAAGCAGTGACAGGTCCGGAGGATGCCCTTGAACTTGTGCGCGGCGCCTGTGCGGACGTCTTTGCGCTGAAGATTGCGAAGTCCGGCGGAATCTACGGAATGATGCGTACAGCCGCTATTGCGGATGCAGCCGGCGTGTCCCTGTATGGCGGCACGATGCTTGAAGGCAGCATCGGGTCGATCGCATCGGCACACGGATTCGCTGCACTCCCGCAACTTGCCTGGGGCACCGAGCTGTTCGGACCACTCCTGCTGAAAGACGACATCGTCACTGCGCGCCCCGAATATCGGGACTTCGACCTCCATCTGCCAGAAGGACCGGGCCTGGGCCTCCATATCGACGAAGACAAGCTCGCCTTCTACCGTCGCGACAAAAACATCTGA
- a CDS encoding LysR family transcriptional regulator: MELRHLRYFVAVAEERNFTRAAQRLNMAQPPLSRQIQQLEEILEVQLFQRDSRPLKLTETGKFFYAHAVQLLAQTSELESMTRRVGNIGRSLSVGFVGSTLYGMLPKIIRRFRDENTTVELSLHEMSTMDQIRALKDGQIDVGFGRIRHEDANIRRVILREEKMIVALPEGHPLSLAKSVLALSDLVNETLIIFPKAPRPSYADQVLSAFEDRALKPRRIYEVRELQIALGLVAAGEGISIVPSSVYGLKRDDVSYKELDDPTLVSPIIMSMRALDESRDIREMLALIYRLYEEERIPYAHGPDEGQ; the protein is encoded by the coding sequence ATGGAACTGCGACATCTTCGCTATTTCGTCGCCGTGGCCGAGGAACGCAATTTCACGCGCGCGGCACAGCGATTGAACATGGCCCAACCGCCGTTGAGCCGTCAGATCCAGCAGCTTGAAGAGATTCTCGAGGTGCAGCTATTCCAGCGCGACTCGCGCCCGTTAAAGCTCACCGAAACGGGTAAGTTCTTCTATGCTCATGCCGTCCAGTTGCTGGCTCAGACGTCCGAACTCGAATCCATGACGCGGCGCGTGGGCAACATCGGGCGCAGCCTCTCTGTCGGTTTCGTGGGTTCGACGTTGTATGGAATGCTGCCCAAAATCATCCGGCGCTTCCGCGATGAAAACACGACCGTCGAACTCAGCCTCCACGAGATGTCGACGATGGACCAGATTCGAGCGCTGAAGGACGGTCAGATCGATGTCGGGTTTGGCCGTATCCGGCACGAGGACGCGAACATCCGTCGGGTGATTCTTCGCGAGGAGAAGATGATTGTTGCCCTCCCGGAGGGTCATCCACTCTCACTAGCCAAGTCCGTCCTCGCTCTCAGCGACCTGGTCAACGAAACCCTGATTATCTTCCCCAAGGCACCGCGACCCAGTTATGCAGACCAGGTGCTGTCGGCATTCGAAGACCGTGCTCTCAAGCCTCGCCGGATCTATGAAGTACGGGAGTTGCAGATTGCGCTAGGCCTCGTCGCGGCGGGCGAAGGAATTTCTATCGTTCCGAGTAGCGTATACGGCCTGAAGCGAGACGATGTGAGCTACAAGGAACTGGACGACCCGACTCTGGTTTCCCCAATCATCATGAGCATGCGTGCGCTCGACGAGTCGCGCGACATTCGGGAAATGCTTGCACTTATCTATCGGCTGTACGAGGAGGAAAGGATACCCTATGCGCACGGCCCCGACGAGGGTCAGTGA
- the catA gene encoding catechol 1,2-dioxygenase: MSVKVFDTKEVQDLLKAAANLGSQDGNARSKQIVNRLLGDLFKAIDDLDITPDEIWAGVHYFNKLGQDGEAALLAAGLGLEKYLDIRMDAEDKAAEITGGTPRTIEGPLYVAGAPVRDGVSKIDINPDEDAGPLVIRGTVTGPDGKPVAGALVECWHANSKGFYSHFDPTGAQSEFNLRGAVSTGSDGKYEFRTLMPVGYGCPPHGATQQLLDVLGRHGNRPAHVHFFVSSDKSRKLTTQINIEGDPLIWDDFAYATREDLIPHVVEKTGGTALGMKTDAYKEIAFDIELTPLIQGKDNQLVHRLRVSATA, encoded by the coding sequence ATGAGCGTCAAAGTGTTCGATACGAAGGAAGTGCAGGACCTGCTGAAGGCCGCAGCCAATCTCGGAAGCCAGGACGGCAATGCTCGCTCAAAGCAGATTGTCAATCGCCTGCTGGGCGACCTGTTCAAGGCCATCGACGACCTCGACATAACGCCCGACGAAATCTGGGCCGGCGTCCACTACTTCAACAAGCTCGGCCAGGACGGCGAAGCCGCGCTGCTGGCTGCCGGTCTCGGTCTGGAGAAATACCTCGACATCCGCATGGACGCGGAAGACAAAGCGGCTGAAATTACCGGCGGCACGCCGCGTACCATCGAGGGTCCGCTGTATGTCGCCGGTGCGCCCGTGCGCGATGGCGTGTCGAAAATCGATATCAATCCGGACGAAGATGCCGGCCCACTGGTTATCCGCGGCACGGTAACCGGCCCGGATGGCAAGCCCGTAGCAGGGGCGTTGGTCGAATGCTGGCACGCCAATTCGAAAGGCTTCTATTCGCACTTCGACCCGACCGGCGCGCAGAGCGAGTTCAATCTGCGCGGAGCGGTCAGCACCGGCTCCGACGGCAAGTACGAGTTCCGTACGCTCATGCCGGTCGGCTATGGCTGTCCGCCGCATGGCGCGACCCAGCAACTGCTGGACGTGCTCGGCCGCCATGGCAACCGCCCGGCGCACGTGCACTTCTTCGTCTCCTCCGACAAGTCCCGCAAGCTGACGACGCAAATCAACATCGAGGGTGATCCGTTGATCTGGGACGACTTCGCTTACGCCACCCGCGAGGATCTGATTCCCCACGTGGTTGAAAAGACCGGCGGCACTGCGCTGGGAATGAAGACCGATGCGTATAAGGAAATCGCGTTCGACATCGAGTTGACTCCGCTGATTCAGGGCAAGGATAACCAGCTCGTGCATCGCCTGCGTGTGTCTGCTACCGCCTAA
- a CDS encoding Rieske 2Fe-2S domain-containing protein, with the protein MSATIDKASQLDELLHTAVQDDKQNGVFRCRRDIFTNAELFELEMKHIFESNWVYLAHESQIPNNNDYYTTWIGRQPIVVTRDKSGELHAVINACAHKGAMLCRKKHGNKGTFTCPFHGWSFANTGKLLKVKDVKTTEYPVQFNTNGSHDLKKVARFQSYRGFLFGTLNADAIPLEDYLGETRVIIDQIVDQAPDGLEVLRGNSSYVYDGNWKMQMENGCDGYHVSTVHWNYAATMDRRKVEGTKAVDANSWSKSVAGVYGFEHGHILLWTKTMNPEVRPVYQYRDEIKARVGEVKADFIVNQTRNLCLYPNVFLMDQFSTQIRVVRPISVDKTEVSIFCFAPKGESAADRATRIRQYEDFFNVSGMGTADDLEEFRACQAGYAGTTAMWNDLSRGAPLWVEGADTNAKNMGLKPLISGERSEDEGLFVCQHEYWVHVMRDALKKEQGEALA; encoded by the coding sequence ATGTCTGCAACTATCGACAAAGCCTCGCAACTCGATGAACTGCTGCACACCGCGGTTCAGGACGACAAGCAAAACGGTGTATTCCGTTGCCGCCGCGACATCTTCACGAACGCTGAATTGTTCGAGCTCGAAATGAAGCACATTTTCGAGAGCAACTGGGTCTATCTCGCGCATGAAAGCCAGATTCCCAACAACAACGACTACTACACCACCTGGATTGGCCGCCAGCCTATCGTGGTAACTCGCGACAAAAGCGGCGAACTGCACGCGGTCATCAATGCCTGCGCGCACAAAGGCGCGATGCTGTGCCGTAAAAAGCACGGCAACAAAGGCACCTTCACGTGTCCGTTCCACGGCTGGAGCTTCGCCAACACCGGCAAGCTGCTGAAAGTGAAAGATGTGAAGACCACCGAATACCCGGTGCAATTCAATACCAACGGCTCGCATGACCTGAAAAAAGTCGCACGCTTCCAGAGCTATCGCGGCTTCCTGTTCGGCACGCTCAACGCCGACGCGATTCCACTGGAGGACTACCTCGGCGAGACCAGGGTCATCATCGACCAGATCGTCGACCAGGCCCCGGACGGGCTGGAAGTGTTGCGCGGCAATTCATCGTACGTCTACGACGGCAACTGGAAGATGCAGATGGAGAACGGCTGCGACGGCTACCACGTCAGCACCGTGCACTGGAACTACGCTGCGACGATGGACCGGCGCAAGGTCGAGGGCACCAAGGCCGTGGATGCGAACAGCTGGAGCAAGTCGGTAGCCGGCGTGTACGGGTTCGAGCACGGCCACATCCTGCTGTGGACCAAGACGATGAACCCGGAAGTGCGACCGGTCTATCAATACCGGGACGAAATCAAGGCACGTGTGGGCGAGGTGAAGGCAGACTTCATCGTCAACCAGACCCGGAATCTTTGTCTGTATCCGAACGTGTTCCTGATGGACCAGTTCAGCACGCAGATTCGCGTCGTCCGTCCGATCAGCGTGGACAAGACCGAAGTCAGCATCTTCTGTTTCGCGCCGAAGGGCGAGAGCGCAGCCGACCGGGCTACCCGCATCCGCCAGTACGAAGACTTCTTTAACGTCTCGGGCATGGGCACCGCGGATGACCTCGAAGAATTCCGTGCCTGCCAGGCGGGCTATGCCGGCACCACTGCAATGTGGAACGACCTGTCGCGCGGCGCGCCGCTGTGGGTCGAAGGGGCCGACACGAATGCAAAAAATATGGGTCTGAAGCCACTCATTTCTGGCGAGCGCAGTGAAGACGAGGGCCTGTTTGTGTGTCAGCACGAGTACTGGGTCCATGTGATGCGCGACGCACTCAAAAAGGAACAAGGGGAGGCCCTGGCATGA
- the benB gene encoding benzoate 1,2-dioxygenase small subunit produces MSFDHQKICAVLFREARLLDDRQWDDWLACYTEDVTYWMPAWDDDDQLTDDHESQISLMYYPDRGGLEDRVFRIKTERSSASMPEPRTSHNVTNVEVLAERESEVDVRYNFNTLSHRYRTTDQFFGTMFVTLRKVNDELLICYKRIVLKDDYIRQVLDVYHV; encoded by the coding sequence ATGAGCTTCGATCACCAGAAAATTTGCGCCGTGCTGTTCCGTGAAGCGCGCCTGCTCGACGACCGTCAATGGGACGACTGGCTTGCCTGCTATACCGAGGACGTCACGTACTGGATGCCGGCGTGGGATGACGATGATCAGCTCACCGACGACCACGAGAGTCAGATTTCGCTGATGTATTACCCGGACCGTGGCGGCCTGGAAGACCGTGTGTTCCGCATCAAGACCGAGCGCAGCAGTGCCTCGATGCCTGAACCGCGAACCAGTCACAACGTCACCAATGTGGAAGTGCTGGCCGAGCGCGAGAGCGAAGTGGACGTGCGCTACAACTTCAACACGCTCAGCCACCGTTACAGAACCACCGACCAGTTTTTCGGCACGATGTTCGTCACTCTGCGCAAGGTCAACGATGAACTGTTGATTTGCTACAAGCGCATCGTGTTGAAGGACGACTACATCCGCCAGGTACTCGACGTCTATCACGTTTGA